A region from the Mercenaria mercenaria strain notata chromosome 7, MADL_Memer_1, whole genome shotgun sequence genome encodes:
- the LOC128558750 gene encoding uncharacterized protein LOC128558750, which produces MVLQPRLVIAKESCDSAVMHWKSNEISLRDSVKSLPQKINNIRAQMNEKFNKLLQDVEKDSTAFVKLQLIKGNENISKCDGLAMRFLTSLKFLDEVSIHGTPEQKFIAVHELNKQVKLAQKEVEHECDQLETVDISLKMNETSAPKDIIEDKNRLGALKIQTNKVTIDHVRGQRPVNLKLAKIIYLTKSENDKHEPLLNGVDFLPGGRLIAIDNMNDELLVFDDCLEKTGSIDLSYHPLSVVAVSEDTVAITSATGGNHQVELLYVSESSTLVNIKTYKVNGRYNSACLKDDNNLVIGTFDAIKLARILSLSGEEKDFSVNFHSKPYHPDTVSCTYIKELDKVIISDLDENLLYIYDVATNTRVIVRDSKIDGPTGVAVGPMNSVFVCCQNTNSVVQISPTGVILSSHMLDMRFPFSICISKDKTKLAVSNRRKEKRTLQVFKIN; this is translated from the coding sequence ATGGTACTACAACCACGTCTGGTTATTGCGAAAGAATCATGCGATTCCGCTGTGATGCATTGGAAATCTAATGAGATCTCGTTACGTGACAGTGTCAAAAGTCTGCCACAAAAGATCAACAATATAAGGGCTCAGATGAATGAAAAGTTCAATAAACTTTTGCAAGACGTCGAGAAAGATAGCACTGCATTCGTAAAACTTCAGTTAATCAAAGGGAACGAGAACATTTCAAAATGCGACGGCTTGGCTATGCGGTTCCTGACATCCTTGAAGTTCCTAGATGAAGTAAGTATTCATGGTACACCTGAGCAAAAGTTCATAGCTGTGCATGAATTGAATAAACAGGTAAAACTCGCACAGAAAGAAGTCGAGCATGAATGTGATCAGCTTGAAACTGTTGACATATCATTGAAAATGAATGAAACATCGGCACCAAAGGACATAATAGAAGACAAGAATCGACTCGGAGCTCTGAAAATACAGACAAATAAAGTAACAATTGATCATGTCCGAGGACAAAGACCAGTCAATCTAAAACTTGCCAAAATCATCTATCTTACAAAGTCCGAAAATGATAAACATGAACCTCTTTTAAATGGGGTTGATTTCCTTCCTGGTGGGCGATTGATCGCAATAGATAACATGAACGACGAATTACTGGTTTTCGACGATTGTTTGGAGAAAACTGGTTCTATAGATTTGTCTTACCATCCACTAAGTGTTGTTGCCGTATCTGAAGATACAGTAGCTATTACATCTGCTACAGGTGGGAACCATCAGGTAGAATTGCTATATGTCAGTGAATCGAGTACACTTGTTAACATAAAAACGTACAAAGTAAATGGAAGATACAATTCAGCATGCCTAAAAGACGACAATAACCTTGTTATTGGAACTTTTGATGCCATCAAATTAGCACGTATTCTGTCACTGTCAGGAGAAGAAAAAGACTTTAGtgtaaattttcattcaaaacctTATCACCCTGATACAGtatcatgtacatatataaaGGAACTCGATAAAGTGATAATCAGTGATCTAGACGAGAATTTGTTGTACATATATGACGTCGCTACCAACACAAGAGTCATCGTCAGGGACAGTAAAATCGACGGACCTACGGGTGTTGCTGTCGGGCCAATGAACTCTGTATTTGTCTGCTGTCAAAACACTAATTCTGTCGTACAGATTTCTCCGACTGGTGTGATCTTATCATCACATATGTTAGACATGAGGTTTCCATTTTCGATTTGTATTTCGAAAGATAAAACCAAACTTGCAGTATCAAATAGGCGCAAAGAGAAGAGAACACTGCAGGTTTTCAAGATAAACTAG